In Leptolyngbya sp. SIO1E4, one DNA window encodes the following:
- a CDS encoding lysozyme — protein MGTWIKETNKAIYLMQGGYWISRITKYPSSTNPNEQVVNITGLRSWFTRPDFPRAMTVSFSGPEPPQMPPPPPKPPSSTPSPSPSGNTSQISDDGLRIIKGFEGLELRAYQDSVGVWTIGYGHTAAAGPPDVYAGQTITNAEAETILKRDLGVFERGVRDRVKVPINSDQFSALVSFSFNVGLGALSNSTMLRKLNAGDYQGAANEFPRWVKAGGRTLQGLVRRRNAEQALFLSQDYTRYM, from the coding sequence ATGGGTACCTGGATTAAGGAAACAAACAAAGCCATCTACTTGATGCAAGGCGGCTATTGGATCTCGCGGATCACGAAGTACCCGTCTTCCACTAATCCCAATGAGCAGGTCGTAAATATTACCGGGCTGAGATCCTGGTTTACCCGTCCAGATTTTCCTCGGGCAATGACCGTCTCGTTTAGCGGCCCCGAACCCCCCCAGATGCCGCCCCCCCCTCCTAAGCCGCCATCATCCACACCGTCGCCGTCACCCTCCGGCAATACGAGTCAGATCAGCGATGATGGGCTGCGCATCATTAAAGGCTTTGAAGGGCTTGAGCTGAGGGCTTATCAAGACTCTGTCGGCGTATGGACGATTGGCTATGGCCATACGGCAGCGGCTGGCCCACCCGATGTGTATGCAGGGCAAACCATCACTAATGCTGAAGCCGAGACCATCCTGAAACGGGATCTTGGCGTGTTTGAAAGAGGGGTGCGTGATCGAGTAAAAGTCCCCATCAACAGCGATCAGTTTTCTGCCTTAGTTTCCTTCAGCTTTAATGTTGGGCTAGGAGCGCTCTCTAATTCCACCATGCTACGAAAACTCAACGCAGGGGATTATCAGGGTGCGGCCAATGAATTTCCGCGCTGGGTTAAAGCGGGAGGCCGAACCCTTCAAGGGTTGGTGCGACGGCGAAATGCTGAGCAAGCTCTGTTTCTGAGTCAAGATTACACTCGGTATATGTAG
- the recF gene encoding DNA replication/repair protein RecF encodes MYLKTLELKHFRNYSEQRVEFTAPKTILLGDNAQGKSNLLEAVELLATLKSHRTSRDRDLIQEGHASAQVTATVERAVSFADLALILRNGGRRTAIQSGEKLRRQVDFLGALNAVQFSSLDLELVRGGPGGRRAWLDTLLMQLEPVYAHILGQYQQALKQRNALLRHEQEHTAPTKTQLALWDAQLATLGTRVIRRRSRGLRRLAPLAHNWHRTISGKTEQLTLQYAPNVPMAADDAALIQAAFLEKIQQRAIAEYHQHTTLVGPHRDDIEFTINDTPARQYGSQGQQRTLVLALKLAELQLIESVVGDPPLLLLDDVLAELDLNRQNQLLDAIADRFQTLITTTHLGSFDAQWLTASQILTVKAGQLAEHQQSSGR; translated from the coding sequence AACAGCGGGTTGAGTTTACTGCACCTAAAACCATCTTGCTGGGAGACAATGCCCAAGGCAAATCCAACCTGTTGGAAGCTGTTGAGCTACTGGCCACCCTCAAATCCCACCGCACTAGCCGAGATCGCGACCTGATTCAAGAAGGTCATGCCAGTGCTCAAGTTACCGCCACCGTAGAGCGGGCGGTAAGTTTTGCAGATTTAGCACTGATTCTCCGGAATGGGGGCAGGCGCACTGCCATCCAAAGCGGCGAAAAGCTGCGACGCCAAGTAGACTTTTTGGGAGCCCTGAACGCAGTACAGTTCTCTAGCTTAGATCTGGAGTTAGTGCGCGGGGGGCCAGGGGGGCGGCGCGCTTGGCTAGATACGCTCTTGATGCAATTGGAGCCTGTTTATGCTCATATTCTGGGGCAATATCAGCAAGCACTGAAGCAGCGCAATGCCCTATTGAGACATGAGCAGGAACACACTGCTCCGACAAAAACCCAACTGGCCCTATGGGATGCTCAGTTAGCAACGCTAGGAACGCGCGTGATTCGGCGGCGATCGCGGGGGCTAAGGCGTCTCGCCCCCTTAGCCCACAACTGGCACCGTACCATTAGCGGCAAAACCGAACAGCTAACCCTTCAATACGCGCCTAACGTACCAATGGCGGCTGACGATGCCGCCCTGATTCAGGCAGCATTTCTAGAAAAAATTCAGCAGCGGGCGATCGCAGAATATCACCAGCACACCACCCTCGTTGGCCCGCACCGAGATGACATTGAGTTCACGATTAACGATACTCCGGCTCGCCAATATGGGTCGCAAGGCCAACAGCGTACCCTAGTGCTGGCCCTGAAACTGGCAGAACTGCAGCTGATTGAATCTGTTGTGGGGGATCCTCCACTGCTGCTACTCGATGATGTGCTGGCCGAACTTGATCTCAATCGCCAGAATCAGCTGCTGGATGCGATCGCAGATCGATTCCAAACTCTGATCACGACAACTCATCTAGGCTCGTTCGATGCTCAGTGGCTCACAGCCTCTCAGATTTTGACAGTAAAAGCAGGGCAGCTCGCTGAGCACCAGCAGTCATCTGGTCGATAG
- a CDS encoding sugar ABC transporter substrate-binding protein, whose protein sequence is MVPLSRTWKRFGLWLAIGLLASWLISCGAPNSNSGETTDGIQEVEFWTMQLQPDFTDYFNTLIADFEAENPDIQVRWVDVPWADMQSKILTAVSAGTAPDVVNLNPDFASQLASKNAWLSLDDRISSEAQATYLSKIWSASTLDGESFGIPWYLTTRIALYNQDLFAAAGVTEPPQTYAELAAVAQEIKQQTGKYAFFISFVPEDAADVLQSFVQMGVALVDETGQAAFNTPEGRAVFQYWTDLYQQDLLPREVLTQGHRRAVELYQAGETAILTAGAEFLSTIENNAPDIAAATASAPQITGETGKKNVAVMNLVIPRSTDSPEAALAFALYVTNDANQLSFAQAANVLPSTVAALEDRYFTEPPADAEPVSIARSVSAGQMQDAEVLIPAMEDVKVLQKAIYENLQAAMLGQKTVDQAVADAAAEWDGR, encoded by the coding sequence ATGGTTCCCCTTTCTCGTACCTGGAAACGCTTTGGTCTCTGGTTAGCGATCGGCCTGCTGGCGAGCTGGCTCATTAGCTGCGGAGCCCCCAACAGCAATTCTGGAGAAACCACCGACGGCATTCAAGAAGTTGAGTTCTGGACGATGCAGCTCCAGCCTGACTTCACCGATTACTTCAACACGCTGATTGCTGACTTTGAAGCGGAAAATCCAGATATCCAGGTGCGGTGGGTGGATGTTCCCTGGGCAGATATGCAGAGCAAAATTTTGACCGCTGTCTCAGCCGGGACGGCCCCCGATGTGGTGAATCTCAACCCTGACTTTGCCTCGCAACTGGCCAGCAAAAATGCCTGGCTCTCCCTAGACGATCGCATCTCGTCCGAGGCCCAAGCCACCTACCTGAGCAAAATCTGGAGCGCTAGCACCCTTGATGGAGAAAGTTTTGGCATTCCCTGGTATCTAACCACTCGCATTGCCCTCTATAACCAAGACCTTTTTGCAGCAGCAGGGGTCACTGAGCCCCCCCAAACCTATGCTGAACTGGCAGCAGTAGCGCAGGAAATTAAGCAGCAAACGGGCAAGTATGCCTTCTTTATCTCCTTTGTGCCGGAAGACGCTGCTGATGTGCTGCAGTCCTTCGTGCAGATGGGCGTTGCCCTGGTGGATGAAACCGGACAGGCGGCCTTCAATACGCCTGAGGGCAGGGCTGTTTTTCAATACTGGACTGACCTCTATCAGCAGGATCTGCTGCCCCGAGAAGTGCTGACCCAGGGGCACCGCCGCGCCGTGGAGCTTTATCAGGCCGGGGAAACCGCGATTCTAACGGCCGGGGCAGAGTTCCTCAGCACCATTGAAAATAATGCGCCGGATATTGCCGCTGCCACCGCTAGTGCCCCTCAAATCACTGGGGAGACGGGGAAAAAGAATGTCGCCGTGATGAACCTGGTCATCCCCCGCTCTACAGATAGCCCAGAGGCAGCCCTGGCGTTCGCCCTCTATGTCACCAACGACGCCAATCAGCTGTCCTTTGCACAAGCGGCTAATGTGCTGCCCTCCACCGTTGCCGCCTTAGAAGACCGTTACTTTACAGAACCGCCCGCCGATGCTGAACCGGTGTCCATTGCGCGATCAGTCAGCGCCGGTCAGATGCAGGATGCTGAAGTGCTCATTCCCGCCATGGAAGACGTCAAAGTGTTGCAAAAGGCTATCTATGAGAATCTGCAGGCTGCCATGCTAGGGCAGAAAACGGTGGATCAGGCGGTGGCGGATGCCGCAGCAGAGTGGGATGGACGGTGA
- a CDS encoding insulinase family protein → MTSAIAVASPHPVPTAPTLRRFSNGLTVIAEQMPVEAVNLSLWFRVGSAMESDAINGMAHFLEHMIFKGTSQLPTGEFERRIEARGGVTNAATSQDYTHFFITTAPQDFAALAPLQIELVMNPLLTDTEFERERPVILEEILRANDSVRRRTFYHSMELAFEQLPYRRAVLGPAAVIEGLTPQQMREFHGYWYQPERITAVAVGNLPVEELIQTVADGFDQALAARKTPLPTRFSDANVYRSAPEAPFSTVQRLERVDAALQQARLVMTWRVPGLADMEQTYALDVLASVLGRGRTARLVQDLREKRQLVTSLSSSNMTYWQQGIFNIAAQLPEENLEQVEAEIAQHVTRICQEPITESELRRVQTQVANRYIFASESPSDRAGLYGYYQTLTGQLDHALTYPAVVQQLTAQDIQAAAQQYLSPEAYGVLTIRPGERA, encoded by the coding sequence ATGACTTCTGCGATCGCCGTTGCTTCTCCTCATCCAGTCCCAACCGCGCCCACATTACGACGCTTCAGTAATGGGTTGACGGTGATCGCTGAACAGATGCCTGTTGAAGCTGTCAACTTAAGCCTCTGGTTTCGAGTCGGTTCTGCCATGGAGTCCGATGCTATCAATGGCATGGCTCACTTTCTGGAACACATGATCTTCAAAGGCACGTCTCAACTGCCCACAGGAGAATTCGAGCGTCGCATTGAGGCTCGCGGAGGGGTAACCAACGCTGCCACCAGTCAAGACTACACCCATTTCTTCATTACAACCGCTCCGCAAGATTTTGCTGCACTGGCCCCACTACAGATTGAGCTGGTCATGAATCCTCTGCTCACGGACACGGAGTTCGAGCGCGAGCGCCCGGTCATTCTAGAAGAGATTCTTCGTGCAAATGATAGTGTCCGTCGTCGCACCTTTTATCACTCGATGGAACTTGCCTTTGAGCAACTTCCTTATCGCCGTGCGGTGTTAGGTCCAGCTGCGGTTATAGAAGGGCTCACCCCTCAACAAATGCGCGAGTTTCATGGCTATTGGTACCAACCAGAGCGAATTACGGCAGTCGCTGTCGGCAATTTGCCAGTAGAAGAGCTGATTCAGACCGTAGCAGATGGCTTTGATCAAGCACTCGCCGCCCGAAAGACCCCGCTGCCAACCCGCTTTAGCGATGCGAATGTTTACCGTTCAGCACCAGAGGCCCCCTTCTCGACAGTTCAGCGTTTGGAGCGGGTCGATGCAGCGTTGCAGCAGGCCCGGTTAGTGATGACCTGGCGGGTACCGGGGCTAGCCGACATGGAGCAAACCTACGCGCTAGACGTGCTGGCGTCTGTCTTGGGGCGAGGCCGCACGGCACGTCTAGTACAAGACCTGCGCGAAAAACGCCAGCTGGTAACCAGTCTGTCATCCAGCAACATGACTTATTGGCAGCAGGGGATCTTCAATATCGCAGCCCAACTCCCTGAAGAAAACCTGGAACAGGTTGAGGCAGAGATTGCCCAGCATGTTACCCGCATCTGCCAGGAACCGATTACAGAGAGCGAATTGCGACGGGTACAGACTCAGGTGGCAAACCGCTATATCTTTGCTAGCGAAAGCCCTAGCGATCGCGCGGGCCTCTACGGTTACTATCAAACCCTCACCGGCCAGCTCGACCACGCGCTTACCTACCCAGCTGTCGTCCAGCAGCTCACTGCTCAAGACATTCAAGCAGCGGCTCAGCAATATCTCTCCCCGGAAGCCTATGGCGTGTTAACCATTCGCCCTGGAGAACGTGCGTAG
- a CDS encoding fructosamine kinase family protein, giving the protein MWNTIAQQITQVTGQPFEIRDRGSIGGGSINQAYRITDGDRSYFLKVNRAVQFAMFEAEALGLKEIADSNTIRVPHPICWGTVGGSAYIVLEYLPLGGSAQASWYRMGQDLAAMHRVTSDRGFGWQQDNTIGDTPQKNPWTPDWVTFYVEHRLRYQFQLARRRGHFPGQDELLAAVPALLAGHDPQPSLVHGDLWSGNAAVADDGTPVILDPATYYGDREVDIAMSELFGRFPQPFYEGYTAAYPLDEGYTARKTLYNLYHILNHFNLFGGGYGSQANSMIDRLLR; this is encoded by the coding sequence ATGTGGAATACGATCGCTCAACAGATCACCCAAGTCACCGGGCAGCCGTTTGAAATTCGTGATCGCGGCAGTATCGGGGGTGGCAGCATTAATCAGGCATACCGGATTACGGATGGCGATCGCAGCTATTTTCTTAAGGTCAATCGGGCGGTGCAGTTCGCCATGTTTGAGGCGGAAGCACTGGGGCTGAAGGAAATTGCAGACAGCAATACAATTCGCGTCCCGCATCCAATCTGCTGGGGAACGGTGGGGGGATCAGCTTACATCGTCCTGGAATATCTGCCGCTAGGAGGGAGCGCTCAGGCATCCTGGTATCGGATGGGGCAAGATCTGGCAGCGATGCATCGGGTAACCAGCGATCGTGGGTTTGGCTGGCAACAGGACAATACCATTGGCGACACGCCCCAAAAAAATCCCTGGACGCCGGACTGGGTGACGTTTTATGTGGAACACCGGCTGCGGTATCAGTTTCAACTCGCGCGACGACGGGGCCATTTTCCAGGTCAAGATGAACTACTGGCAGCGGTGCCTGCATTGCTGGCAGGGCATGATCCACAACCATCGCTAGTGCACGGGGACTTATGGTCAGGCAATGCCGCAGTCGCAGACGATGGCACGCCGGTGATCTTAGATCCGGCAACATACTATGGCGATCGCGAGGTAGACATTGCCATGTCAGAACTGTTTGGGCGCTTCCCGCAGCCGTTCTATGAGGGCTATACGGCAGCGTATCCATTAGATGAAGGATATACAGCGCGGAAGACGCTATACAACCTGTATCACATCCTCAATCACTTCAATCTGTTCGGGGGTGGATATGGGTCCCAGGCGAACAGCATGATCGATCGGCTGTTGCGCTAG
- the purT gene encoding formate-dependent phosphoribosylglycinamide formyltransferase produces MNDVTAHAASQVWGTPTLSGAKCLLIMGSGELGREVAIEAMRLGLEVVAVDVYANAPAMQIAHRAHVIDMLDGNRVRQLIQHEQPSLIVPEVEAIATDTLVELETEGWTVIPTAKAARLTMNREGIRRLAAEDLQLRTSPYRFAGTLEAYRQAVGEIGLPCVVKPIMSSSGKGQSLVRSPAEIDAAWEYAYSAGRGKAERVIVEGFVAFDTEITLLTVQAVDGIFFCPPIGHRQEAGDYRESWQPCPLHPSTLATCQQMAAQITEALGGWGLFGVELFIAGTPDQPQTVYFSEVSPRPHDTGMVTMVSQNMSEFELHVRAIAGLPIGEITLHQPGASAVILASGSSNQPRFAGVADALTVPTSKLRLFGKPRCHPHRRMGVALALGETVAEAKERAIACASKVQVLL; encoded by the coding sequence ATGAATGACGTGACCGCTCACGCGGCGTCTCAGGTCTGGGGAACCCCTACCCTCAGCGGTGCGAAATGCTTGCTAATTATGGGGTCTGGCGAGTTAGGGCGAGAAGTCGCGATCGAAGCAATGCGCTTGGGATTAGAGGTTGTCGCAGTAGATGTCTACGCGAACGCCCCGGCGATGCAGATTGCTCACCGGGCCCATGTCATTGACATGCTGGATGGTAATCGGGTGCGTCAATTGATTCAGCACGAGCAGCCTAGTCTGATCGTGCCAGAGGTAGAAGCGATCGCCACCGATACCCTGGTCGAATTAGAAACAGAAGGATGGACCGTGATTCCCACCGCTAAAGCGGCGCGCCTCACCATGAACCGTGAAGGGATTCGGCGCTTAGCGGCAGAGGATCTGCAGCTGAGAACCTCTCCGTATCGCTTTGCTGGAACTCTGGAAGCGTATCGTCAGGCGGTTGGAGAGATAGGGCTCCCCTGTGTCGTCAAGCCGATTATGAGTTCGTCGGGGAAAGGCCAAAGTCTGGTGCGATCGCCTGCAGAGATTGATGCGGCTTGGGAATATGCCTACAGCGCCGGGCGCGGCAAAGCTGAGCGCGTTATTGTGGAAGGGTTTGTGGCCTTTGACACCGAGATTACGCTCCTCACTGTGCAGGCGGTAGACGGCATCTTTTTCTGCCCGCCCATCGGCCATCGCCAAGAAGCTGGAGACTATCGTGAGTCTTGGCAGCCCTGTCCTCTACATCCCAGTACGCTAGCTACCTGTCAGCAGATGGCTGCGCAGATCACCGAGGCATTGGGCGGTTGGGGGCTCTTTGGCGTTGAACTCTTCATTGCTGGAACTCCCGATCAGCCCCAAACGGTGTACTTTAGCGAAGTGAGCCCCCGTCCCCACGATACGGGGATGGTGACGATGGTGAGCCAAAATATGTCGGAATTTGAGCTGCATGTACGGGCGATCGCCGGGCTTCCCATTGGGGAAATTACCCTCCATCAGCCAGGGGCTTCTGCGGTCATTCTGGCGTCTGGTTCCAGTAATCAGCCCCGCTTTGCCGGAGTTGCCGATGCTTTGACGGTTCCTACCAGTAAGCTGCGCCTGTTTGGCAAGCCCCGGTGTCATCCTCACCGGCGGATGGGGGTGGCGTTAGCCCTAGGGGAAACGGTGGCGGAGGCCAAGGAAAGGGCGATCGCCTGTGCCAGTAAAGTGCAGGTTTTGCTTTAG
- a CDS encoding CoA-acylating methylmalonate-semialdehyde dehydrogenase, with translation MSQPLLKNYVNGQWCLSGASQQLPVENPATAEVLAQVPLSPAAEIDQAVASAAAAFREWRRVPPTERVQPLFKLKGLLETHADTVSQLITQECGKTLKESRGELQRAIENVEVACGIPTTLQGTVLEDIARGIDEFMIRQPLGVAAAIAPFNFPAMIPFWFMPYAIACGNTYLVKPSEKVPLTMQKIFELIDQAGFPAGVVNLVNGAKETVDAILEHPTIRAISFVGSSPVARYIYAQAAAHGKRVQCQGGAKNPIIVLPDADMDMTTRIVADSAFGCAGQRCLAASLAVTVGSAQAPFTDAIAHAAATRITGNGLESDVQMGPVITAQSKARIEGLIQTGADEGAKLLVDGRDPQIAGLAQGNFVRPTVLQNVPPDGEIAHTEIFGPVLGLMHVETIEAAIDLVNRSPWGNMACLFTSSGAAARKFRYEAEAGNIGINIGVAAPMAFFPFSGWKDSFFGDLHGQSNHAVEFFTQTKVVVERWPKEWSRQF, from the coding sequence ATGTCTCAACCTCTGCTCAAGAACTACGTCAACGGTCAATGGTGTCTTTCGGGTGCCAGTCAACAACTGCCTGTCGAGAATCCGGCGACGGCAGAGGTGCTGGCCCAGGTTCCCCTCTCGCCAGCAGCAGAGATTGATCAGGCGGTGGCGTCAGCAGCAGCAGCTTTCCGGGAATGGCGGCGGGTGCCCCCGACTGAGCGGGTGCAGCCGCTGTTCAAGCTCAAAGGGTTGCTGGAGACCCATGCCGATACGGTTTCCCAGTTGATTACCCAAGAATGTGGCAAGACGCTTAAAGAGTCTCGGGGAGAGCTGCAACGGGCAATTGAAAATGTGGAGGTCGCCTGCGGCATCCCCACCACCCTGCAGGGCACAGTGCTAGAAGATATTGCCCGGGGCATTGATGAGTTTATGATTCGCCAGCCCCTGGGCGTGGCAGCGGCGATCGCCCCCTTTAACTTCCCGGCGATGATTCCGTTTTGGTTTATGCCCTATGCGATCGCCTGCGGCAATACCTACCTCGTTAAGCCTTCTGAGAAAGTGCCCCTGACGATGCAGAAAATTTTTGAGCTGATTGACCAGGCAGGCTTTCCAGCTGGGGTGGTGAATCTGGTGAATGGGGCCAAAGAAACCGTCGATGCCATTTTGGAGCATCCCACCATTCGCGCCATTAGCTTTGTTGGGTCTTCGCCAGTAGCCCGCTACATCTATGCCCAGGCCGCCGCCCACGGCAAGCGGGTGCAGTGTCAAGGGGGCGCTAAAAACCCCATCATTGTGCTACCCGATGCCGATATGGACATGACGACTCGCATTGTCGCCGATAGTGCCTTTGGCTGTGCCGGGCAGCGGTGTTTGGCCGCATCCCTAGCGGTGACTGTGGGGTCAGCTCAGGCGCCCTTTACCGACGCGATCGCACATGCTGCTGCCACTCGCATCACAGGCAACGGCCTGGAATCGGACGTGCAGATGGGGCCGGTGATCACCGCCCAGAGCAAAGCCCGCATTGAGGGGCTGATTCAAACTGGGGCCGATGAGGGGGCCAAACTGCTTGTCGATGGACGGGATCCCCAAATTGCTGGCCTGGCTCAAGGGAACTTTGTTCGCCCGACAGTGCTACAAAATGTCCCCCCCGATGGGGAAATTGCCCACACCGAGATTTTTGGGCCAGTGCTGGGGCTGATGCATGTAGAGACCATTGAGGCTGCAATCGACCTGGTTAACCGCAGCCCCTGGGGTAATATGGCCTGTTTGTTTACCAGCAGCGGTGCCGCTGCCCGCAAGTTTCGCTACGAGGCCGAAGCCGGCAATATCGGTATTAATATTGGCGTCGCTGCTCCGATGGCGTTTTTCCCCTTTAGCGGCTGGAAAGACAGCTTTTTTGGCGATCTGCATGGGCAAAGCAACCACGCGGTGGAGTTCTTTACCCAAACGAAGGTGGTCGTCGAGCGCTGGCCTAAGGAATGGAGTCGTCAGTTTTAA